The DNA region GCGCGGAGGGACTGACGCTTCCTTCTGTCCAATTCGGCCGCAAATCTGGTATACTTCTTGTAGAGGTGTTTTCCGATGGACAAAAATCCGATCGTCGCCTGGCTGGAAGAAGGAGCGGTTTCCATTCCTTCTTTTTTATTAAATCGTTATAAAAAAATCGGCCTGACCGATGTGGAGTGCATGTTGCTCATCCATGTGCACGCCTTTTTGGAAAAGGGGAACGGCTTCCCCACGCCGGAAGACCTGGCGGAAAAAATGCAGCTCAGCTCCGACGAATGCTCGCAAAAGCTCCGCTCCCTCATCCGGCGGGGCTATTTGGAAATCTTGAAAGGGGAAACGGAGGCGGGCATCTATTATGAAAAATATTCCTTGCGGCCGCTGTGGGAAAGGCTGGCCGAATCGTGGCTGAAGGAGCAGAAGGGGACGGAGGAGAAGGAAAGAAGGGAGAAGGAGTCCTCGCTGTTCAACCTGTTCGAGCAGGAGTTTGCCCGGCCTTTGTCGCCGCTGGAATATGAGACGATCGCCATGTGGCTGGATGAAGACCGCTATCCCGTTCCCCTCGTAAAGGCGGCCCTCCGGGAAGCCGTCATCTCGGGAAAATTGAATCTGCGCTACATCGACCGGATCCTGTTCGAATGGCGAAAGAACGGGATTCAAACCGTCGAACAGGCGAAGGAGTACGGGAAAAAATTCCGCAAAGACCAGATGAAGGAAAAGAACGAACCGAAGGAAAAAAACCGGGAAGCCGTTTTCTACAATTGGCTGGACAGTTAGACAGTTAGGGGGGCACGCATGCTTACAAAGAAAGAAATCCGTTATTGCCTCGATGAAATCGGGAAGATGTTTCCCGATGCCCATTGCGAGCTGAACCATTCCAATCCCTTCGAATTGTTGATCGCGGTCGTCCTGTCCGCCC from Caldibacillus debilis DSM 16016 includes:
- a CDS encoding DnaD domain-containing protein, which gives rise to MDKNPIVAWLEEGAVSIPSFLLNRYKKIGLTDVECMLLIHVHAFLEKGNGFPTPEDLAEKMQLSSDECSQKLRSLIRRGYLEILKGETEAGIYYEKYSLRPLWERLAESWLKEQKGTEEKERREKESSLFNLFEQEFARPLSPLEYETIAMWLDEDRYPVPLVKAALREAVISGKLNLRYIDRILFEWRKNGIQTVEQAKEYGKKFRKDQMKEKNEPKEKNREAVFYNWLDS